CAGTCTTTTAGAGAACAAGAGTATCTTTTGTGCCAAGAGCTTGCCCAAAAGGGCAATTTGGTAATATCCACAGGCGGAGGAATAGTCAAAAACCCTGAAAATATCCATCTGCTAAAACAAAACGGCATCATAATATGCCTTATGGCAAGCGCCGAGCAAATATACTCGCGGGTAAAAAATTCCAAGACCCGCCCATTGCTTAATTGTCCCGATCCTTTGGGACGCATCAAACAAATACTTACCGAAAGGGAACATTTATATATAAGCCTTGCCGATACCGTTATACACAATGACTATATGACGGCCTCCCAGACGGCGCAAAAAATAATAGAATATATCCAAGAAAATTCTTTATAGATTGTGGTCCAATTCAATATTCGCGTATTTTTTGAGTTTGTTGATATACTTTTGTTCGCCGCAAAGCACAATATCGTCGCCCTATTCAAAGACGGTGCCGCCCTCGGGCGTTATGATGACATCGTCCCCGCGCTTGATTAGCAATACCGTTACATTTTGACGCTTTCTAAGGTCTAGTTCTATCAATGATTTTTTGGCCCAAATTTCGGGCGTTTTGATTTCTATAATGCTAAAATTAGGCGTTAATTTGGCCAGTTGCAAGATATTGGGGCTGGTCAGCATATCGGCGACTTTTTCGCCCACATATTCTTCGGGGAAGATTACAGCGTCCGCGCCCACTTTTTGCAAAACCGTTTTGTGAAGATTGTTATTGGCCTTTGACATGACATATCGGGCGTTTAGCTGTTTGCACAAAAGCGTGACAATAACGCTCGCTTCAATATTGCCGATACAAACAATGCAAGCGTCAAAATCCGACACATTGATTTGTCTTAGCAC
The sequence above is a segment of the Clostridiales bacterium genome. Coding sequences within it:
- a CDS encoding shikimate kinase produces the protein MRNIVLIGMMGTFKTSAGKIVAKKLKKDFIDTDKVLSKRFGMSINHYFNKFGEQSFREQEYLLCQELAQKGNLVISTGGGIVKNPENIHLLKQNGIIICLMASAEQIYSRVKNSKTRPLLNCPDPLGRIKQILTEREHLYISLADTVIHNDYMTASQTAQKIIEYIQENSL
- a CDS encoding TrkA family potassium uptake protein, with amino-acid sequence VLRQINVSDFDACIVCIGNIEASVIVTLLCKQLNARYVMSKANNNLHKTVLQKVGADAVIFPEEYVGEKVADMLTSPNILQLAKLTPNFSIIEIKTPEIWAKKSLIELDLRKRQNVTVLLIKRGDDVIITPEGGTVFE